The genomic window TCTTGCATTATTAGAAGCAGACGTTAACTTTAAGGTCGTCAAAGAGTTTGTCAAAAAGGTAAGTGAACGGGCTGTTGGCCAGGAAGTGCTAAAGAGCTTAACACCAGGGCAGCAGGTAGTTAAAGTCGTCAAAGAAGAGTTGACTCAATTAATGGGTGGAGAGCAGAGCAAGATTGCTGTTGCGGGCCGTCCTCCAACTGTCATTATGATGGTTGGTTTACAAGGGGCGGGTAAAACAACTACTTCTGGAAAGCTTGCTAACCTGCTTCGAAAGAAATACAACCGAAGCCCATTGCTAGTGGCTGCTGATATTTATCGCCCTGCTGCGATTAAACAGCTGGAAACGCTGGGAAAACAGCTAAGTTTGCCGGTTTTTTCCTTAGGTGACAAGGTTAGCCCTGTTGAAATAGCTAAACAAGCAATTGCGAAGGCAAAGGAAGATCATCATGATTATGTCCTGATTGATACAGCGGGACGATTACATGTTGATGAAGCCTTGATGGATGAGCTAAAGCAAATTAAAGAGCTATCTAACCCAGATGAAATCTTCCTTGTCGTTGATGCAATGACAGGTCAAGACGCAGTAAATGTGGCTCAAAGCTTTAATGAGCTGCTTGGATTAACTGGTGTCGTGCTAACAAAGCTTGATGGCGATACTCGTGGAGGGGCTGCTCTATCTATTCGCTCCGTCACGGATACTCCTATTAAATTTGTCGGTTTAGGTGAAAAAATGGATGCACTTGAGCCATTCCATCCTGAAAGAATGGCATCAAGAATTTTAGGCATGGGAGATGTTCTTACTCTCATTGAAAAAGCTCAGGCAAACGTTGATGAAGAAAAAGCAAAAGAAATGCAGCAAAAAATGCGTACAGCTTCTTTAACTTTTGATGACTTTTTAGAGCAGTTAAGCCAGGTTCGCAGTATGGGGCCATTGGATGAACTGTTGAAAATGCTTCCAGGCGCCAACAAAATAAAAGGCTTAGACAAGCTACAGGTGGATGATAAGCAAATTTCACAGGTCGAAGCTATTATTAGATCGATGACAAAGGATGAGAAAATTCATCCAGAAACGATTAATGCAAGCCGCCGTAAGCGAATTGCCAAGGGAAGCGGTACAACTGTGCCTGAAGTCAACCGTTTGCTGAAGCAATTTGAAGATATGAAGAAAATGATGAAGCAAATGTCAGGAATGCAGCAAAAAGGGAAGAAAAAGGGCGGATTTAAGTTTCCATTCAATCCGTTTTAATTAAAATGAAACATTTTCTTAAGCTGTAAAGAAAAAACCCTTTACAAACTATTTAACAATCTGATATTATACTATCTTGTGTGAAACTATTCGGAGGTGCTTTAAATTATGGCAGTAAAAATTCGTTTAAAACGTATGGGAGCAAAGAAAACTCCTTTCTATCGTATCGTTGTAGCTGATTCTCGTTCACCACGTGATGGACGTTTCATTGAAACAGTAGGAACTTACAATCCAGTAGCTGAGCCAGCTATCGTTGATATTAATGAAGAGCTTGCTCTTAAATGGCTACAAACTGGTGCAAAACCTTCTGACACAGTTCGTAACTTATTCTCTAAACAAGGCATTATGGAGAAATTCCATAACGCTAAAAACGGCAAGTAATTTCTAATAAGATGAAAGAGCTTATCGAAACGATTGTTAAGCCCCTTGTTGATTTTCCGGACGAAGTGCATGTGAGTGTACTTGAAGAAGACAACCGCGTAACCTATCAGCTTTCTGTCAACAAGAATGACATGGGGAAAGTAATTGGGAAGCAAGGGCGCGTTGCGAAAGCAATACGGACTGTTGTTTATGCAGCAGGATCATCACAGCAGAAAAAGGTTTTTCTAGAAATCAGTGAATAATGCTTCTCTTAAGCGCTATAACTGAAACATATGAAAGGATTGACAGGTTTCATGTCAATCTTATCAGCAAAAAGGAGGGGTCCCTTAAGGTCCCCTCCTTTTTGCCAATCACATGACTCTTCAGTCACTTATTCAGAACTAATGCACGATTAAAGCCTTAGGAGGCAATATAGATGAAAATCATTCAATCTGTCGTGGTCAAACAAGTTCTTACCGAAAATAGTAAAAGTGAACTATTAAATAAATATCACTCAAATAAGCTGCAGCTCCAAAAAGAATGTGATCAGCTCCGATTCGAGATGAAAAAACAAGAAAAGTCTAAAAAGTTTCATGCAGCTAATTTAAAGAAACAATTTGAGAAAGAAATTCAAATGCGTAAAGAAAAGATTAAACTGCTCGATTTTCAAATAGAACAATTACATATACTACCACTAGGAAGCGAGCTTAAAGAAAAAGAGATCAATGCCATTATTGATATTGAGATTGGAGATCGCTGGGAAGATATTCAGAGTGGAGGAACAATCATTATTAAAGACGGAATCGTTGAGGACATACGTTAGAGGTGAAAGAAATTGGAAAAATGGTTTAATGTTGGAAAAGTAGTGAACACCCACGGTATTAGAGGAGAAGTGAGAATCATTTCTAAGACTGATTTTGCAGAAGAAAGATATAAGTCTGGAAATCGATTATTTTTATTTATGCCTCAATCTAAAAGCCCTCTTGAATTAACCGTAAAATCGCATCGAACACATAAAAATTTTGATTTAGTTATCTTTGATGGCTACGATAATATTAATCAAGTTGAGAACATGAAAGGCGGGATCTTGAAGGTTCCTGAGAGCCAGCTTGGTGTTTTAGATGAAGATGAATTTTATTATCATGAAATTATTGGCTGTATTGTAACTACGGTAGACGGTGAGGAAATTGGGAAAATCAGTGAAATTCTCTCGCCTGGGGCAAATGATGTATGGGTAATAAAGGGGGAGGGCGGCAAAGAAATTCTAATTCCCTATATTGAAGCGGTTGTCAAAGAGGTAAATGTGAAAGAGAAGATGGTTATTATTGATCCAATTGAAGGGCTGCTATCATGATGAAAATCGATGTTCTAACACTTTTCCCCGAAATGTTTAATGGAGTCTTTGGCCATTCTATTTTAAAAAAAGCAGCAGAAAACAAGGCGGTTGAGTATAATGTCGTTAACTTTAGGGAATATGCTGATAATAAGCATCAAACCGTTGATGATTATCCTTATGGCGGCGGTGCAGGGATGGTTTTAAAGCCACAGCCCATCTTTGATGCTGTGGCAGATTTGCGTGAGAAAGGCAAATCTGATCCAAGAGTCATCCTGCTCTGTCCACAAGGGGAAAGATATACGCAGAAGAAGGCAGAAGAACTTGCCGAGTTAGATCATCTTATTTTCGTTTGCGGCCATTATGAAGGGTATGATGAGAGGATTCGAGAGCATATAGTGACGGATGAAATATCCATCGGTGATTTTGTGCTGACAGGCGGGGAACTCGGAGCTATGGTTGTCATTGACAGTGTAGTCAGGCTCCTTCCTGGTGTTCTTGGAAACGAAGAATCCCACCGCAAGGATTCTTTTAGTACGGGCCTTCTCGAGCATCCTCATTATACCCGGCCTGCTGATTTCAGAGGAATGAAAGTTCCGGATATTCTTATTTCCGGGAATCATCGCTTAATTGATGAATGGAGAACGAAGGAATCATTAAGAAGAACTTTCACCCGCAGGCCAGATTTATTGGAACATGTTCATTTGAACGATGTGCAAATAAAATGGCTGGAAGAAATAAAAAATGAACAGAATTAGCATTGAAGTTGAATGTTAAGTATGATAAAATACTCTTTGTGACTTAGGCTGGACTATTTCAGTTTTTTGTCCTATAAAGATGTTCCGCTGCAATTAGAAGAGAAGATGTGCATGAGCGTCTGTTGGAAGGAGTTGAAAACGATGCATAAATTAATCGAAGAAATCACAAAAGAACAACTTCGTACGGATGTTCCTGCGTTCCGTCCTGGTGATACTGTACGTGTACACGTAAGTATTGTTGAGGGAACTCGTGAGCGTATTCAGGTATACGAAGGAGTCGTGATTAAGCGTCGTGGTGGTGGAATTAGCGAAACTTTCACAGTTCGTAAGATCTCTTACGGTGTAGGCGTTGAGCGTACATTCCCTGTTCACACACCAAAGATTGCGAAGCTTGAAGTTCTTCGCCGCGGTAAAGTACGCCGTGCGAAACTTTACTACCTACGTAACCTACGTGGTAAAAAAGCTCGTATTAAAGAAATCCGATAATCTAAGAAAAAAGGAAGGAGCTTGTAATTACAAGCTCCTTTTTCTTAGCTTATAATATTACATAATTGTTAAATAATAATGACATAAGGTCCAAAGTGTGAATGTTGACTAGGATTTTTGTACAATAAAAACGCGGGTACAAAAGTGCCCTCAATTAATAGGACATACTATTGGTTTTTACTGAGATTGGTGGGGAAATAATGACGAAGAAGAAAAATGAATTATGGGAATGGTCTAAAGCCTTAGTGATTGCAGTTCTATTAGCAGCAATTATTCGATACTTTTTATTTGCTCCCATTGTGGTAGATGGATTATCAATGATGCCGACCTTGCATGATCAAGATCGGATGATCGTAAATAAATTCAGCTATAAGATTGGAAAGCCAGAGCGCTTTGATATTATTGTTTTTCATGCACCGGAAAATAAAGATTACATAAAGAGAGTAATCGGGCTGCCAGGAGATCGAATTGAATATAAGGATGATGTCCTTTATGTTAACGGAAAAGCCTATGATGAACCTTATTTAGATCAGTATAAGCAACAGATTATTGACGGACCACTAACAGAGCCGTTTACGCTTCAAGAAAAGATTGGCCAGGAAACGGTTCCAGAAGGGCATCTGTTTGTAATGGGAGATAACCGCAGATACAGCAAGGATAGCCGTCATATCGGAACAGTGCCAATGGAGAAAGTATTAGGAAATACAGGCATTATTTATTGGCCAATCGAAGACATTCGAATTGTAAAATGATGAATGGGATGCAATTCAATTTTGAAAGAGGTATAAGCTATGACGATTCAATGGTTTCCAGGGCATATGGCAAAAGCCCGCAGACAAGTAACAGAAAAACTAAAGCTAGTTGATATTATTTTTGAATTGGTCGATGCCAGAATCCCATACTCATCCCGAAATCCGATGATTGATGAGATTATTCAGCATAAGCCGCGGATCGTCCTATTAAACAAGGCTGATATGGCCGATAAAGAAGTGACAAGGCAATGGATCAAACATTTTCAGGACGAAGGAACGAGAGCACTTGCCATTAATTCGCAGGCAGGACAAGGCATGAAGGAAATCGTGGCAGCCTCTCAAGATATTCTGAAAGAAAAATTTGACCGAATGAAGGCAAAAGGGGTAAAACCGAGGGCTATTCGCGCCATGATTGTAGGTATCCCTAATGCAGGCAAATCAACTTTAATTAACAGGCTGGCGAAAAAGAATATTGCAAAGACGGGAAATACACCAGGGGTTACCAAGGCCCAGCAGTGGATTAAGGTCGGAAAAGAATTGGAGCTCTTGGACACACCTGGGATTCTATGGCCTAAATTTGAAGATCAACAAGTCGGCTTAAAGTTAGCGCTAACAGGAGCAATAAAGGATACCATTTTAAACTTACAGGATATTGCCATTTTTGCTTTAAGATTTCTTGAGAAGAAATACCCTGACCGGCTCAAAGATCGTTACAAGCTAGATGAGATTCCTGAAGATATTGTAGAATTATTTAATGAGATTGGAAAACTTCGGGGCTGCCTAATGGCTGGAGGAGAGATTGATTACGATAAAGTTACTGAACTCGTTATTAGGGAGTTTCGAACAGAAAAATGGGGACCTATTTCTTTAGAGCAGCCTGAAGACTTGGTGGCGGAAAAAACGGAAGAAAAATAATAATAAATCAACGGCCCTTCTTTTGAAAAGAGGGCTTTAATATTTTCTGATTAAGGCCGATACAAAGAAATGAAGGGGAATCAACATGGAGAAATTAAACATACGAGAGATCGAACAAAGGCTTGCTAAAGAAAATGATCTTCATAGTCCATTTGTGAAAATGCTGGAAAAGGATGAGCGAAAAGGCGTACATGGGCTATTAAAAAAATGGCATAACAAAAAAGATAAAGAAGCTAAAGCCTATGAAAAACATGTTCAAATGACATGCTATGAAAAAAAATATCGATCTGAAGGCTTTGTTCATATTGCTGGGGTTGACGAGGTGGGAAGAGGTCCTTTGGCCGGTCCTGTTATAGCTGCTGCCGTCATTTTACCACCTGAATTCTATTTGCCTGGACTTGATGATTCTAAGAAGCTATCAGAACAAAAAAGAGTTGAATATTATGAGGAAATTATACAATCGGCGATAGATTATCATGTTGGAATAATTGATTCAGAAGAAATTGACAAAATTAATATCTATGAGGCATCGAAAAAGGCCATGCGGACAGCCATTGCAGGTTTAAAATTAAAACCTGACTTTCTGCTTATTGATGCAGTTAAACTAAATACACCGTATCCCGAGGAGGCGATTATTAAGGGTGACAGCAAAAGTATATCAATCGCAGCGGCCTCCATTATTGCCAAAGTGACTCGTGACCGCCTAATGGTTGATTTAGGAAGGGAATATCCTGTTTACGGTTTTTCTACAAATATGGGATACGGGACAAAAGAACATTTATCAGCGATTCAAATGTTTGGCATCACCTCTCATCACCGAAAAAGCTTTGCGCCAGTAAAGGATTACATAGGAAAACGGAAATAAGAAGGTGAAAATTTGCAGCCTCTGAATTTTGTTCAAAATCTATTAAATCAGAACCAAATAAGTGACAATCTTTCTTTAGTATTAAGACCGGGGCAAATCATTAGCGGCAAGGTCATGAAGTTATTTCCAAATGGGATTGCAGAGGTTTTAGTTGGGTCTAATAAAGTAATCGCCCAGCTAGAAGCCCCATTATCGGTTAATGAGCGGCATTGGTTTCAAGTGCAGTCAGGTGAAGGAAAAGTTCACTTAAGAGTGCTAGAGGCAAATGGAGGAAATGGAACTGACGCCACTAGTGAAAGTGTATTAAAAGAACTTGCTCTCCCGAATTCAAAAGTAAATACTACCTTACTACAATTCTTTCAAAATAAACATCTCCCAATAACGAAAGAAACGGTTCATATAGCAGCCCAATGGCTGAAAGGCAAAATACTGTCGGATGGCTTAAAGGTCCTTGATGCGGTCTTGTCAAAGCAGCTGCCATTTACAAAGAATGTGTTCAATTCCTTGTACGCGATACAGGAGGATGAGCCCATTTCCTCCTTATTGGACAAACTTCAAGCACTATTAAAAAACGGGGAGTTATCTGATGCTTCCAGGCGTCTGATCTCTATTATGGAACAGCTTCGTTTCCCTGATAGCAAACCCTCGGCTTCGATGTTACAAACCAGCGAGGACCCAAATACACAATTCATAAAGGATGAAGTAAAGACCGCTATTAAAACCATTGGATTTTCATACGAAAATGAAACGGTAAAGCTTATAAAAGACAATGAGCCATTAAATGTTAATAAAATGGAGGCCCTCAAGCCGATTCTATTGCGTCTATTAAGTGAGGAAGCAGCCGCCCCCATTCATGATGCTGCTGAAAAGCTTTTAAACAAAATAACCGGTTATCAGGTGCTCTCGCAGGAAGCTGGTCCCATCCAGCAATTAATCTTTCAAATCCCATTGACCTTTTGGGATAAAAGAACAGATTTAACGATGCAATGGAGCGGAAGAAAAAATGAAAATGGGCAGATAGATCCCAATTTTTGCCGAATTCTATTTTATTTAAATCTTGACCACCTTAAGGAAACAATTGTTGATTTGCATGTCCAAAATAGGGTCATTTCAATCTCAGTAGTGAATCATCATGATGATTTGAAAACACTGGCTCAGCAATATATCCCGATTTTAAAGGAAAGATTAGAAGAAATTAAATATCATTTATCTACTATTCATTTCGAAAAACCAATAGATAAGAAAGAAACACATATCGAAAAGAAAAAAGCCTTATCAAGTCTTAAGCTTCCAAATCATTATATTGGGGTTGATTTTCGGATATGACAAAGCAAAATGAATTACATCGTAAAGAAGCTGTTGCTTTGACTTACGATAAGAATGGTTCAGATACACCTTATGTTTCCGCAAAAGGAAAAGGATTAATTGCAGAAGGAATACTTGCTAAAGCAAGGGAGCATGATATACCTGTCCAAGAAGACCCCTCTTTATTAGAGCTATTGGGAAAACTTAATATTAATGAGCAAATCCCCGAAGAATTATATGAAGCAGTTGCGGAGGTTTTTGCTTTTATCTATAAAGCTGATAAAAAGGCAGGAAAAATAAATTCTAAATAGAAATAATATTTCCGGAATAAAGGTGGACAAGGTTTGTGTCATTATATAAAATGGTATCGCAGTCTACTTTTATGAAAGACCAAATAGGAGGATGGAAATGAACATACATGAGTACCAAGGAAAAGAGGTCCTCAGACAATATGGGGTATCAGTTCCAAACGGATTAGTTGCTTTTACAGTGGAAGAGGCAGTGGAAGCCGCAAAAAAATTAGGCACGGAAGTGTGTGTTGTTAAAGCACAAATTCATGCAGGGGGACGCGGTAAAGCTGGCGGTGTAAAAGTCGCAAAAAATTTAGATGAAGTTCGTACATATGCAAATGAAATTTTAGGAAAAACACTTGTTACTCACCAAACGGGTCCTGAAGGTAAAGAAGTTAAACGCCTGCTTATCGAAGAAGGCTGCGATATTAAAAAAGAATACTATATTGGTTTAGTATTAGACCGTGCTACTTCTCATGTAGTTTTAATGGCTTCTGAAGAAGGCGGAACAGAAATCGAAGAAGTTGCTGAAAAAACACCTGAAAAAATCTTCAAAGAAGAAATTGATCCGGTTGTTGGTTTAACAGCATTCCAAGCACGACGTATTGCATTTAACATTAATATTCCGAAAGAGCTCGTAAATCAAGCGGTTAAGTTTATGATGGGCTTATATAGTGCCTATATCGAGAAAGATTGTTCTATTGCTGAAATTAACCCGCTAGTTGTTACTGGCGATGGCAAGGTTATGGCATTAGATGCTAAATTGAATTTTGATAGCAATGCGATCTACCGTCAAAAAGATATTTTAGAATATCGTGACCTTGATGAAGAGGATCCAAAGGAAATTGAAGCATCTAAATATGATTTAAGCTATATTTCACTAGACGGAAATATTGGCTGCATGGTGAACGGTGCTGGCTTAGCAATGGCAACGATGGATATCGTTAAACATTATGGTGGAGATCCTGCTAACTTCCTTGATGTTGGCGGCGGTGCTACAGCAGAGAAAGTAACAGAAGCTTTTAAAATCATCCTTTCTGACAAAAACGTTAAAGGTATTTTCGTCAATATCTTTGGCGGAATAATGAAATGTGATGTTATCGCAACAGGTGTAGTAGAAGCTGCAAAGCAAGTAGGTTTAAACGTGCCTTTAGTTGTTCGTTTAGAAGGTACAAATGTTGAGTTAGGCAAGAAAATTCTTGCTGAGTCTGACATTGAAATTATTGCAGCTGAATCTATGGCTGATGGCGCACAAAAAATCGTTTCATTAGTAGGGTAATTCGGGATAACCAGAAAGGGGAATAATCGTGAGTGTATTTATTAACAAAGATACAAAAGTTATAGTGCAAGGGATTACTGGTTCTACGGCACTTTTCCATACAAAACAAATGTTAGAATACGGTACAAAAATTGTTGGGGGAACATCACCTGGTAAAGGTGGCACTGAAGTAGAAGGAGTTCCTGTGTTTAATACTGTCGAAGAAGCAGTGAAAACGACTGGAGCTAATGCTTCTGTTATTTATGTTCCAGCTCCGTTTGCTGCTGACGCTATTTTAGAAGCTGTTGATGCAGAGCTTGATCTTGTTATTTGTATTACTGAACATATTCCAGTATTAGATATGGTAAAAGTAAAACGCTATATGGAAGGCAAGAAAACTCGACTAGTTGGTCCTAACTGTCCGGGTGTTATTACTCCAGATGAGTGTAAGATTGGAATTATGCCAGGCTATATCCATACAAAAGGACATGTTGGCGTTGTTTCCCGTTCAGGAACTCTAACATATGAAGCCGTTCATCAGTTAACTCAAGCTGGTATCGGTCAAACTACTGCTGTAGGGATTGGCGGAGACCCAGTAAACGGAACAAACTTCATTGATACCTTAAAGGCTTTCAACGAAGATCCAGAAACGTATGCAGTGATCATGATCGGTGAAATCGGCGGAACAGCTGAAGAAGAAGCTGCAGAGTGGGTTAAAGCGAACATGACGAAGCCTGTTGTAGGCTTTATTGGCGGGCGCACAGCACCTCCAGGAAAGCGTATGGGACATGCTGGTGCCATTATTTCTGGAGGGAAAGGAACAGCTGACGAAAAGATCCGCGTTATGAATGAATGTGGAATTGAAGTTGCTGAGACTCCTTCTGTAATGGGTGAAACATTAATTAAAGTCCTTAAAGAAAAAGGGCTATACGAGAAGTGTAAAACTCATTAATCTGATAGTGAAAATAATTTAATGATTAGCTAGAACTATATGCAGACCCCCCTTTTTTAGGGGGGCTATTCTGCATGAGCATTATTAATAAACAGGAGGATTAAAATGGAAGATTTTAAATTTAAATTAATTCACTTGCACCATTGCAGGGGAATAGGCTGGAAAACAATATTAAACATTTTAAAGGCTGACCCAGGACTCAAGCAGCTTTACAACTTATCCGTCAA from Bacillus sp. DTU_2020_1000418_1_SI_GHA_SEK_038 includes these protein-coding regions:
- the sucD gene encoding succinate--CoA ligase subunit alpha translates to MSVFINKDTKVIVQGITGSTALFHTKQMLEYGTKIVGGTSPGKGGTEVEGVPVFNTVEEAVKTTGANASVIYVPAPFAADAILEAVDAELDLVICITEHIPVLDMVKVKRYMEGKKTRLVGPNCPGVITPDECKIGIMPGYIHTKGHVGVVSRSGTLTYEAVHQLTQAGIGQTTAVGIGGDPVNGTNFIDTLKAFNEDPETYAVIMIGEIGGTAEEEAAEWVKANMTKPVVGFIGGRTAPPGKRMGHAGAIISGGKGTADEKIRVMNECGIEVAETPSVMGETLIKVLKEKGLYEKCKTH
- the rplS gene encoding 50S ribosomal protein L19; amino-acid sequence: MHKLIEEITKEQLRTDVPAFRPGDTVRVHVSIVEGTRERIQVYEGVVIKRRGGGISETFTVRKISYGVGVERTFPVHTPKIAKLEVLRRGKVRRAKLYYLRNLRGKKARIKEIR
- a CDS encoding EscU/YscU/HrcU family type III secretion system export apparatus switch protein, with protein sequence MTKQNELHRKEAVALTYDKNGSDTPYVSAKGKGLIAEGILAKAREHDIPVQEDPSLLELLGKLNINEQIPEELYEAVAEVFAFIYKADKKAGKINSK
- a CDS encoding KH domain-containing protein is translated as MKELIETIVKPLVDFPDEVHVSVLEEDNRVTYQLSVNKNDMGKVIGKQGRVAKAIRTVVYAAGSSQQKKVFLEISE
- a CDS encoding YlqD family protein, giving the protein MKIIQSVVVKQVLTENSKSELLNKYHSNKLQLQKECDQLRFEMKKQEKSKKFHAANLKKQFEKEIQMRKEKIKLLDFQIEQLHILPLGSELKEKEINAIIDIEIGDRWEDIQSGGTIIIKDGIVEDIR
- the ffh gene encoding signal recognition particle protein, with amino-acid sequence MAFEGLADRLQNTIQKIRGKGKVNEADVKEMMRDVRLALLEADVNFKVVKEFVKKVSERAVGQEVLKSLTPGQQVVKVVKEELTQLMGGEQSKIAVAGRPPTVIMMVGLQGAGKTTTSGKLANLLRKKYNRSPLLVAADIYRPAAIKQLETLGKQLSLPVFSLGDKVSPVEIAKQAIAKAKEDHHDYVLIDTAGRLHVDEALMDELKQIKELSNPDEIFLVVDAMTGQDAVNVAQSFNELLGLTGVVLTKLDGDTRGGAALSIRSVTDTPIKFVGLGEKMDALEPFHPERMASRILGMGDVLTLIEKAQANVDEEKAKEMQQKMRTASLTFDDFLEQLSQVRSMGPLDELLKMLPGANKIKGLDKLQVDDKQISQVEAIIRSMTKDEKIHPETINASRRKRIAKGSGTTVPEVNRLLKQFEDMKKMMKQMSGMQQKGKKKGGFKFPFNPF
- a CDS encoding ribonuclease HII, whose protein sequence is MEKLNIREIEQRLAKENDLHSPFVKMLEKDERKGVHGLLKKWHNKKDKEAKAYEKHVQMTCYEKKYRSEGFVHIAGVDEVGRGPLAGPVIAAAVILPPEFYLPGLDDSKKLSEQKRVEYYEEIIQSAIDYHVGIIDSEEIDKINIYEASKKAMRTAIAGLKLKPDFLLIDAVKLNTPYPEEAIIKGDSKSISIAAASIIAKVTRDRLMVDLGREYPVYGFSTNMGYGTKEHLSAIQMFGITSHHRKSFAPVKDYIGKRK
- the trmD gene encoding tRNA (guanosine(37)-N1)-methyltransferase TrmD, which produces MMKIDVLTLFPEMFNGVFGHSILKKAAENKAVEYNVVNFREYADNKHQTVDDYPYGGGAGMVLKPQPIFDAVADLREKGKSDPRVILLCPQGERYTQKKAEELAELDHLIFVCGHYEGYDERIREHIVTDEISIGDFVLTGGELGAMVVIDSVVRLLPGVLGNEESHRKDSFSTGLLEHPHYTRPADFRGMKVPDILISGNHRLIDEWRTKESLRRTFTRRPDLLEHVHLNDVQIKWLEEIKNEQN
- the rimM gene encoding ribosome maturation factor RimM (Essential for efficient processing of 16S rRNA), with product MEKWFNVGKVVNTHGIRGEVRIISKTDFAEERYKSGNRLFLFMPQSKSPLELTVKSHRTHKNFDLVIFDGYDNINQVENMKGGILKVPESQLGVLDEDEFYYHEIIGCIVTTVDGEEIGKISEILSPGANDVWVIKGEGGKEILIPYIEAVVKEVNVKEKMVIIDPIEGLLS
- the rpsP gene encoding 30S ribosomal protein S16 — protein: MAVKIRLKRMGAKKTPFYRIVVADSRSPRDGRFIETVGTYNPVAEPAIVDINEELALKWLQTGAKPSDTVRNLFSKQGIMEKFHNAKNGK
- the ylqF gene encoding ribosome biogenesis GTPase YlqF, with the protein product MTIQWFPGHMAKARRQVTEKLKLVDIIFELVDARIPYSSRNPMIDEIIQHKPRIVLLNKADMADKEVTRQWIKHFQDEGTRALAINSQAGQGMKEIVAASQDILKEKFDRMKAKGVKPRAIRAMIVGIPNAGKSTLINRLAKKNIAKTGNTPGVTKAQQWIKVGKELELLDTPGILWPKFEDQQVGLKLALTGAIKDTILNLQDIAIFALRFLEKKYPDRLKDRYKLDEIPEDIVELFNEIGKLRGCLMAGGEIDYDKVTELVIREFRTEKWGPISLEQPEDLVAEKTEEK
- the sucC gene encoding ADP-forming succinate--CoA ligase subunit beta, coding for MNIHEYQGKEVLRQYGVSVPNGLVAFTVEEAVEAAKKLGTEVCVVKAQIHAGGRGKAGGVKVAKNLDEVRTYANEILGKTLVTHQTGPEGKEVKRLLIEEGCDIKKEYYIGLVLDRATSHVVLMASEEGGTEIEEVAEKTPEKIFKEEIDPVVGLTAFQARRIAFNINIPKELVNQAVKFMMGLYSAYIEKDCSIAEINPLVVTGDGKVMALDAKLNFDSNAIYRQKDILEYRDLDEEDPKEIEASKYDLSYISLDGNIGCMVNGAGLAMATMDIVKHYGGDPANFLDVGGGATAEKVTEAFKIILSDKNVKGIFVNIFGGIMKCDVIATGVVEAAKQVGLNVPLVVRLEGTNVELGKKILAESDIEIIAAESMADGAQKIVSLVG
- the lepB gene encoding signal peptidase I; translation: MTKKKNELWEWSKALVIAVLLAAIIRYFLFAPIVVDGLSMMPTLHDQDRMIVNKFSYKIGKPERFDIIVFHAPENKDYIKRVIGLPGDRIEYKDDVLYVNGKAYDEPYLDQYKQQIIDGPLTEPFTLQEKIGQETVPEGHLFVMGDNRRYSKDSRHIGTVPMEKVLGNTGIIYWPIEDIRIVK